A window of Thiocapsa bogorovii genomic DNA:
GACGAGCGCGGCATCCACCTCGCCCGGCGTGGCCGGTTCCGAGATCACCCGCACATCGCCGCCTTGTTGCAGACCGGGCCCTATCTCGTGGAAAACGCACGCCCGGTGCGGGGCCTGTCGGCCACCGATCCGCGGCGGCGTACCTTCATCGCTACGGATTGGCGCGGACACTGGGTCATCGGTACGACCACAAGCAGTCTCACCCTCGCCGAGCGCGGCGAAATGCTCGCTTTCCCCGACGTCCCGACGCCTTGGCGGGTGGATCGCGCCATCAACCTCGACGACGGATCCTCGAGCGGATTCTTCTTCGAGCGCGGCGCCGACCGGGTTCCCGTGACCCTGCAACCCTGGAAACGCGTGCGGAACCTGCTCGGAATCTACCCGCGTTGAACCGTGCCGAGGGCGCCGATACCGATTGGTCAGCACCCCCCTGTGAAGGCGGATTCCGGAAAGCGACATCGGCGTCGGCACGCTGAGACCCCAAAGGGCAGGAGCCGGCGATGCCATCACCGGCGTCCGGCGGTAAGCCGACTGTTGCCACGAGTCTGCTCGACTCGGTGGACGCGGTCTGCTGGCAGTCGAGTCGCCGGTATTCGTGTCCCCTCCGCCCCATTATGTAGAGCGCTACATAATGGGGCGGAAGAGTCATTTGGCTGGCTCGGCTTATTGGCAGGAGTGGGTCGTCAGTACGCGCCTGGGCTAAGCGCCTTCGGTGACAGCTACGCGCGTTTACCTGTCTGTCGCCTCGCCGGGATCGGCGACGGTTGGGCCACACAGGCGGCCACTGCGGCATGAACGCACAAAAAAGCCCGCCAGGCAGCCGGCGCGAAACCTACCAGCTGGCACGGGGCGACGGAGGAAGGCACGGGGCTCCAGGATGCCATCGAAGGACTGGAC
This region includes:
- a CDS encoding phosphodiester glycosidase family protein; protein product: MIDSDERGIHLARRGRFRDHPHIAALLQTGPYLVENARPVRGLSATDPRRRTFIATDWRGHWVIGTTTSSLTLAERGEMLAFPDVPTPWRVDRAINLDDGSSSGFFFERGADRVPVTLQPWKRVRNLLGIYPR